The following proteins are encoded in a genomic region of Chitinophagaceae bacterium:
- a CDS encoding T9SS C-terminal target domain-containing protein, whose protein sequence is MFINFKAIMKFTKSTYFVFTALFIYLCIFDLQATAKRFSLNPELAPFYHGVASGDPLADRVILWTRVTPGDNDPAFIDVEWEIALDTLFNQIVNSGNTSTDASKDYTVNVDADGLQANTWYYFRFNALGETSTIGRTRTAPSGNVDQLRVAVVSCSNYQAGYFNAYERMASRNDIDLVIHLGDYIYEYETGGYGYFTAERAHNPDHETVTLEDYRIRYSHYRLDPDLQLAHQNYPWIVVWDDHESANDSWFGGAENHDASQGDWFDRKGNSITAYYEWLPMRRPDPSDFERIWRNISFGDLVDFIMIDTRLYARDEPLGVTSSDLNDPNRTMLGDVQYNWLIDQMTNSNARWKIIGQQVMMAPLRALGQVLNADQWDGYQAERANLYNDILGNNVENVVVLTGDIHTSWANNLIDNSGNNVAVEVVTTSITSPGFPFQLPLNLIQAANSHVQWANITERGYTILDITEDRTQADWYHVPTVTERIYEDSRAASWFVNHQERFFRESPTGSVQDIPNPSLAPAPSIFSSSPEKSIPMTILGTYPNPFENHFTLQYYLFEEANLKLTVTDMGAKTIFKQQLNENSPGYYLSKIDLTGIPAGQYILSINNGNHVMTRKIYKVR, encoded by the coding sequence TTGTTTATCAATTTTAAAGCAATTATGAAGTTTACAAAAAGTACTTATTTCGTTTTTACAGCCCTATTTATCTATCTCTGCATATTTGATTTGCAGGCAACGGCTAAGAGATTTAGTTTAAACCCTGAACTTGCTCCGTTTTATCATGGAGTGGCCAGTGGAGATCCATTGGCAGACAGAGTCATTTTATGGACGAGAGTAACCCCCGGAGACAATGACCCGGCTTTTATTGATGTAGAATGGGAAATCGCCTTAGACACCCTCTTTAACCAAATTGTTAATAGTGGTAATACATCAACGGATGCAAGTAAGGATTACACGGTTAATGTTGATGCTGATGGATTGCAAGCGAATACCTGGTATTATTTTCGATTTAATGCATTAGGAGAAACTTCCACTATTGGCAGAACACGAACGGCTCCAAGCGGTAATGTTGATCAATTAAGAGTAGCTGTAGTATCCTGTTCGAACTATCAGGCAGGGTATTTCAATGCTTATGAAAGAATGGCAAGCAGAAATGATATAGATTTGGTGATTCATCTTGGGGATTATATATATGAATATGAAACGGGCGGATACGGTTACTTTACTGCTGAAAGAGCACATAATCCGGATCACGAAACTGTAACTTTAGAAGACTACCGAATTCGTTATTCACATTACCGTTTAGACCCGGATTTACAACTGGCACATCAAAATTACCCCTGGATAGTTGTATGGGATGATCATGAAAGTGCTAATGATTCATGGTTTGGCGGTGCAGAAAATCATGATGCTTCTCAGGGTGACTGGTTTGATAGAAAAGGTAACTCTATCACCGCCTATTATGAATGGTTGCCAATGAGAAGACCCGACCCTTCTGATTTTGAACGAATCTGGCGAAATATTTCCTTTGGAGATTTGGTCGATTTTATAATGATAGATACCCGTTTATATGCAAGAGATGAACCTTTAGGAGTTACTTCTTCAGATTTGAATGACCCAAACAGAACTATGTTGGGAGATGTGCAGTATAACTGGCTGATAGATCAAATGACTAACTCAAATGCCCGTTGGAAAATAATTGGGCAACAGGTGATGATGGCTCCTTTAAGGGCTTTGGGTCAGGTTTTAAATGCCGATCAGTGGGACGGATACCAGGCTGAAAGAGCTAATTTATACAATGATATTTTAGGGAATAATGTAGAGAATGTTGTGGTTTTAACCGGTGACATCCACACTTCATGGGCGAATAACCTAATAGATAACAGTGGAAATAATGTGGCTGTAGAAGTTGTAACAACAAGCATTACATCGCCCGGATTCCCTTTCCAGTTGCCTTTGAACTTAATACAAGCTGCCAATAGTCATGTTCAGTGGGCCAACATTACAGAAAGAGGTTACACAATTTTAGATATCACAGAAGACAGAACCCAGGCAGATTGGTATCATGTGCCAACAGTTACCGAAAGAATTTATGAAGATAGCAGGGCTGCATCCTGGTTTGTAAATCATCAGGAGCGTTTTTTCAGGGAGTCACCAACGGGTTCTGTTCAGGATATTCCAAACCCTTCTTTGGCACCGGCACCTTCTATTTTTTCAAGCAGTCCTGAGAAATCAATTCCAATGACTATTTTGGGTACTTACCCTAACCCTTTTGAAAATCACTTTACTTTACAGTATTATTTATTTGAAGAGGCAAATCTGAAGTTGACGGTTACGGACATGGGTGCAAAAACGATTTTCAAACAACAGCTAAATGAGAATTCTCCGGGTTATTACTTATCTAAAATTGACTTAACCGGGATTCCTGCAGGTCAATATATTCTTAGCATTAACAATGGTAATCATGTTATGACACGTAAAATTTATAAAGTCCGTTAA
- a CDS encoding T9SS C-terminal target domain-containing protein — MKSIFLAIASLFISSVLFAQTITHGPIIGGVTDNSARILIRTVVPFSYQLQISPTTNFSQATIYYGQTSTSDYNFSIKDVSGLQSNTRYYYRVVIGGSVVAGPDYFYTFPCVGESIDFAFHFGSCTNNNVQNDVLFDVMQNYNARFFLHLGDWLYPDTTDNLPNNTNFYANDYDLIVGSYKGRYSYPRMSEYLKRVPVDWVYDDHDYVNDNTSRTTASYTNFGVSPTIMEIPFPPQTRRNLIEAYYRFFPGYEEVDSTEGIFHSFRFGNTEVFMIDNRSARSPNTNSLKNVNGQWVFDPDPDHTMLGDVQRAWLLDKLKNSTATWKFIGSGTAFNRTYGDALQSALNLPNLAGLPISALLVDSWSGFPLDQDTLINWINAHNIDGVVMMSGDTHTSAIGNAQTGGITEMMAGCLSQSNSTLYTTVPLLNLGLVWSEGGQGIDGNLNTNNAFGNVEVFGDDSVRLTLIDEQESVLATYTVYSCSYQSGLTMQVDSVQDLRCADIEDGKVYLSVQGGAAPYQFYVNGVEKGSEPVLSGLPAGRHLIGLRDSNGCSLEACVEIESPPLLEYAVEAENVVCHGDTSGSIQLSINGGVQPYQLNWENGQTSQNLQGLNAGLYIFEIEDENNCVYTDTVTISEPLELTINAQTFSPNCHDESSGRIFINTQGGTAPYGYIWADGSLQANRQGLSAGNYAVTVTDSKGCEAIGKYILSNPDPIEVSIDTVFPTSGQSNGAIDLTVSGGTAPFSYSWNTGETVSLLENLSSGFYQVTVTDARGCEKIVDVFLPLQTGISGDVESPKISVFPNPAGEIFYIALNGFPETKAEIKLFNSEGKLLVDFVAETFQNALIPIDISDLPGGFYLLHFDTNEHIYREKLFIQR, encoded by the coding sequence ATGAAATCAATATTCTTAGCAATTGCTTCTCTTTTCATCAGTTCCGTTTTATTTGCACAAACTATCACGCATGGCCCCATCATTGGTGGCGTAACTGATAATTCAGCACGCATCTTAATAAGAACGGTTGTTCCTTTTTCTTATCAGTTACAAATATCACCAACAACTAATTTTTCTCAGGCAACAATTTATTACGGACAGACATCTACTTCAGATTACAATTTTTCCATAAAGGATGTCAGTGGATTACAATCCAACACACGTTACTATTACAGAGTAGTCATCGGAGGTTCTGTAGTAGCCGGTCCGGACTATTTTTATACCTTTCCCTGTGTAGGAGAAAGCATTGACTTTGCTTTTCATTTCGGGTCGTGTACAAATAATAATGTTCAAAATGATGTGCTTTTTGATGTGATGCAAAACTATAACGCTCGTTTTTTTCTGCATTTAGGAGATTGGTTATACCCGGATACAACAGATAATTTACCGAACAACACAAATTTTTATGCAAATGATTACGATTTGATTGTAGGTTCATATAAAGGTAGGTACAGTTACCCCAGAATGAGTGAATATTTAAAAAGAGTCCCTGTGGATTGGGTTTATGACGATCACGATTATGTTAATGATAATACTTCCCGAACTACAGCATCTTATACTAATTTTGGAGTAAGTCCAACCATAATGGAAATTCCTTTTCCTCCACAAACGAGAAGAAATCTTATAGAAGCTTATTACCGCTTTTTTCCGGGTTATGAGGAAGTTGATAGTACAGAAGGGATTTTCCATAGTTTCCGATTCGGGAATACGGAGGTTTTTATGATAGATAATCGAAGTGCAAGGTCTCCAAATACAAATTCACTTAAAAATGTGAATGGGCAATGGGTTTTTGATCCGGATCCTGACCATACTATGCTGGGAGATGTTCAGCGGGCATGGCTGTTGGACAAGCTCAAAAATTCCACCGCAACCTGGAAATTTATTGGTTCAGGCACGGCTTTTAACAGAACCTATGGAGATGCGTTACAATCTGCTTTAAATCTTCCAAATTTAGCCGGATTGCCAATTTCAGCTTTGTTGGTTGATTCATGGAGTGGATTTCCATTAGATCAGGATACGCTTATTAATTGGATTAATGCACATAATATAGACGGTGTGGTGATGATGAGTGGTGATACACATACATCCGCTATTGGCAATGCGCAAACAGGAGGCATCACAGAAATGATGGCCGGCTGTTTATCCCAAAGTAATTCTACGCTATACACTACTGTACCGTTATTAAATCTGGGATTAGTATGGTCTGAAGGCGGACAAGGAATAGATGGAAATTTAAATACAAACAATGCTTTTGGAAATGTAGAGGTTTTTGGAGACGATTCTGTAAGGCTCACTTTAATTGATGAACAGGAAAGTGTTTTAGCAACTTATACTGTTTATAGTTGCAGTTATCAAAGTGGCTTAACTATGCAGGTAGATTCAGTACAGGATTTACGTTGTGCTGATATTGAGGATGGAAAAGTATATTTATCTGTACAGGGAGGAGCTGCACCCTATCAATTTTATGTAAATGGAGTTGAAAAAGGAAGTGAACCGGTTTTAAGCGGATTACCTGCCGGTCGTCACCTTATAGGACTTAGAGATTCTAATGGATGTTCTTTAGAAGCTTGTGTGGAAATTGAATCTCCCCCTTTACTGGAATATGCTGTAGAAGCTGAAAATGTTGTCTGTCATGGCGATACAAGCGGAAGTATTCAATTAAGCATTAATGGAGGTGTTCAGCCTTATCAGCTTAATTGGGAAAACGGCCAAACATCTCAAAACTTACAGGGGTTAAATGCAGGTTTGTATATTTTTGAAATCGAAGATGAAAATAATTGTGTTTATACCGATACAGTAACTATTTCTGAACCTTTGGAATTAACAATCAATGCTCAGACCTTTTCCCCGAATTGTCATGATGAATCAAGCGGTAGAATTTTTATAAATACTCAGGGAGGAACTGCACCATACGGATATATCTGGGCAGATGGAAGTTTGCAAGCTAACCGACAGGGTTTATCTGCGGGGAACTATGCAGTTACCGTTACAGATTCTAAGGGATGTGAGGCTATCGGTAAATACATACTTTCAAACCCGGATCCAATTGAAGTATCTATAGATACAGTTTTTCCAACTTCAGGTCAATCAAATGGTGCGATAGATTTAACTGTCAGCGGAGGCACAGCCCCTTTTTCATATAGCTGGAATACCGGTGAAACAGTATCGCTTTTAGAAAATCTTTCAAGTGGATTTTATCAGGTTACTGTTACTGATGCCAGAGGTTGTGAAAAAATCGTAGATGTCTTTTTACCCTTACAAACAGGGATTTCCGGGGATGTGGAAAGTCCTAAAATAAGTGTTTTCCCAAATCCGGCGGGTGAAATTTTTTACATAGCATTAAATGGTTTTCCTGAAACTAAAGCAGAGATAAAGCTTTTTAATAGTGAAGGGAAATTGTTGGTTGACTTTGTTGCAGAAACTTTTCAAAATGCATTGATTCCTATTGACATTAGTGATTTGCCGGGAGGTTTCTATCTGTTGCATTTTGATACTAATGAGCATATCTACAGAGAAAAACTTTTTATACAACGATAA
- the scpB gene encoding SMC-Scp complex subunit ScpB, translated as MQNIQQHIEALIFSSTGSISPEEILQALEKCFQQTFSLEETELLLEKIITKYNSDEFPFSVEKVNMGYKFYTKEPYYQIVKTQINIKEKKKLSAAALETLAIIAYKQPVTKSDIENIRGVSADYTIHKLLEKELISIKGRSDSPGRPVLYATSEVFLEHFGINGPEDLPKLKELEPSESTSQATDMSDFDVNKN; from the coding sequence ATGCAAAACATACAGCAACATATAGAAGCCCTTATTTTTTCTTCCACCGGGTCTATCAGTCCCGAAGAAATTTTGCAGGCTTTAGAAAAATGTTTTCAACAAACTTTTTCTCTTGAGGAGACTGAACTATTACTTGAAAAGATAATTACAAAATACAATAGTGATGAATTTCCTTTTTCAGTAGAAAAGGTCAATATGGGATACAAGTTCTACACTAAAGAACCTTATTATCAAATAGTTAAAACGCAAATTAACATAAAGGAAAAAAAGAAACTGTCTGCGGCAGCTCTAGAAACCTTGGCAATTATCGCTTACAAGCAACCTGTAACGAAATCAGATATTGAAAACATCAGAGGCGTTAGTGCTGATTATACTATACATAAATTACTGGAGAAAGAACTCATCTCCATTAAAGGTCGCTCGGATAGCCCCGGCAGGCCTGTTTTATATGCAACCAGTGAAGTATTTCTTGAACATTTCGGTATTAACGGACCGGAAGATTTACCAAAATTAAAAGAGCTCGAACCCTCTGAAAGCACAAGTCAGGCAACAGACATGAGCGACTTTGATGTAAATAAAAATTAA
- a CDS encoding glycerophosphodiester phosphodiesterase yields MEKLIKLVSGYEKGCLFLFFLLSCNSVSMSHDADDIKVIAHRGASGVFPENTIAAIQAAYEMKVDFIEIDVHQTADKKVVVIHDKTVDRTTNGNGKVGELSIEYIRSLDAGLWKDKSFAGEKVPLLEEVFPFIDNNTQLLLEIKKGDDFYPGIEENILNILLEHNMLDKVIIQSFYPEVLVRLNTLNPELRLHQLLVLYAPGLPFHIDTSPRFRNLKTLDFVEQVNIYSKFAFRPVINNLRKNNFGTFVWTINEVKDLKKFMNKPINGIITDYPERMLDLKKD; encoded by the coding sequence ATGGAAAAGCTTATAAAATTAGTTTCCGGTTACGAAAAAGGCTGTTTATTTTTATTTTTTTTACTTTCCTGTAATAGCGTTTCTATGTCACATGATGCAGATGATATAAAGGTTATTGCTCACCGTGGAGCCAGTGGTGTGTTTCCTGAAAATACGATTGCAGCTATTCAGGCAGCCTATGAAATGAAGGTAGATTTTATTGAGATAGATGTTCATCAAACTGCTGATAAAAAAGTTGTTGTTATTCATGACAAAACTGTTGACAGAACAACAAATGGAAACGGAAAGGTAGGAGAGCTCAGCATTGAATATATTCGAAGCTTAGACGCAGGGCTTTGGAAGGACAAATCTTTTGCCGGCGAGAAAGTCCCGCTGCTTGAAGAAGTTTTTCCTTTTATTGATAACAACACTCAATTGTTATTAGAAATAAAAAAAGGGGATGATTTTTATCCCGGAATTGAAGAAAATATTTTAAATATACTGCTAGAGCACAATATGCTTGACAAGGTTATTATTCAATCGTTTTACCCGGAAGTTTTAGTGCGTTTAAATACACTTAATCCCGAACTCAGGTTGCATCAACTTTTAGTACTTTATGCCCCCGGACTGCCCTTTCATATAGACACTTCCCCCAGGTTTAGAAACTTAAAAACACTTGATTTTGTTGAGCAGGTTAATATTTACAGTAAGTTTGCTTTTCGTCCGGTAATTAATAATTTACGAAAAAATAATTTTGGAACTTTTGTTTGGACTATTAATGAGGTAAAGGATCTGAAAAAGTTTATGAACAAACCAATAAATGGAATTATTACAGATTATCCGGAGAGAATGTTGGATCTTAAAAAGGATTAA